From the genome of Pseudomonas sp. WJP1:
TGGCCATCGAACAGGATGCTGTCATAGGCCGCGCCGAAACTCAGCGGACAGCCAAAAAGCCGCTGATGCTGCGACGTGTCTTCAGGCTCGGGATAAGTGAACTCCACACTCAAGGGTTGCGGCGACTTGCCACCTGCCAGCCAACGGCAGAAACCCAGCAGCGACGCCAGGGCTGCATCTGTGTATTGCCGGGGTTTGACCGAGCCATGTTGCTGATGATCGAGACTGGCCAATCGATAATGCTGCTCCTCCTGGACCAGAAAAAGGCTGAACCCGGTACCGATCAACGGGCTGAACCGAACCAGGCGCTCAAGCGCCCTTTTCAGGTTCGAACTGGACATCATCGTGTAACCCACGATCTGGAAACTGCTGGGGTGGAATTCCCCGTAGGCTTTCAAACCGATATTGGGATCATTCGAAGCCTCGGCCGCCAGCTCCCAAAGACGATAGATAACGCTTCGCTCGCAGAATGCTCCTGGTTTATTCACGAACCCGACATCCAGTCCCGCCTCCTCGCACAAACCGGCGAGGTCGAGGCCCTGGGCCAAAAACGTATTCGCCAGCATGCTGGCATAACCTGAACTAATCCTATACATGGCGTCCTCAATGACCAGTGGAACCGAACGTCCTGTCCGGAGCCGATGCTGACACGTGTAGAACATATTTCAACTCTGTTGCAGAAATATTAACTATCCATTCAGTTCTAAGTATTGATCCAGTATAGGTACTCCTCGCTTTTTGCCACCCCCCTCCCTTCCCGCGTGGCACCGAAGGACAGGAGAACGTCACCTTCAAACACTTCCCGCACGACCCGTCGATAACCAACAATCCCCACTCCTGCAGCGCAAAAGAAATGGAGTAGATGTATGGAATCGCGTAGTCGTATTGCTTTGGTAACGGGTGGTATGGGCGGTATTGGTACGGCAATCAGCCAGCGTCTGTACAAGGAAGGATTCAAGGTAATCGTCGGCTGCAGTTCTGATTCCAGCCGCAAGAACGACTGGGCTGCCAGCCAGCGCGAGGCGGGTTATGAGTTCGAGTTCATCTATGGCGACGTCACCGACTGGGAGACAACCCGCAAGGCTTTCGAGATGGCTCGTGAACAATTCGGCCAGATCGATGTGCTGGTCAACAACGCCGGCATCACCCGCGATGCGTCCTTTCGCAAGCTCACTCCAGAAGACTGGAACAGCGTGATCGGGACCAACCTGACAGGCCTGTTCAACACCACCAAGCAGGTCATTGAAGGCATGCTCTCCAAGGGTTGGGGACGGGTCATCAATATCTCCTCGATCAACGGTCAGCGTGGCCAGTTCGGCCAGACCAACTACTCCGCCGCCAAGGCTGGCATCCATGGTTTCACCATGGCACTGGCCCGGGAAGTCTCCGGCAAGGGCGTGACCGTCAACACCGTATCCCCAGGCTACATCCAGACCTCCATGACCGCGGCCATTCGGCCGGACATTCTCGAAGGCATGATCTCGGGCATCCCGGTGGGTCGCCTTGGCCTGCCGGAAGAGATCGCCTCGATCGTGGCCTGGCTGGCGTCCGATGAGTCTGCCTACAGCACCGGTGCCGACTTCTCGGTAAACGGCGGCATGAACATGCAGTAACCCTGACCAGGGCATGAATGCCCTGGTTTGCTCGTCGAATTTTGTCTTTTCCATGAGGTCATGCATGAACGAAGTCGTAATCGTTGCCGCTACTCGTACCGCCATTGGCAGTTTCCAGGGTGCTTTGTCTGCAATTCCCGCGACCGAACTGGGTGCCGCAGTGATTCGCCGCCTGCTGGAGCAGACGGGTGTCGAAGCTGCGCAAATTGATGAAGTGATCCTCGGCCAGGTACTCACTGCCGGTGCCGGGCAAAACCCGGCGCGCCAGACCGCAATCAAGGCAGGCTTGCCCCACACCACCCCAGCCCTGACCTTGAACAAGGTCTGCGGCTCCGGCCTCAAGGCGGTCCACCTCGCCGTCCAGGCCATCCGTTGCGGCGACGCGGAACTGATCATTGCTGGCGGCCAGGAAAACATGAGCCTGGCCCCCTATGTCCTGCCCAAGGCTCGCACCGGCCTGCGCATGGGCCATGCGCAATTGCAGGACAGCATGATCCAGGATGGTCTGTGGGACGCCTTCAACGACTACCACATGGGTATCACCGCCGAGAACCTGGCGCAGAAGTACGAAATCTCCCGTGAAGCACAGGATGCCTTCGCTGCCGCTTCGCAACAGAAGGCCGCCGCCGCCATCGAGGGCGGGCGTTTCCAGAGCGAAATCACCCCGATCCTGATCCCTCAGCGCAAGGGTGAACCGCTGGCCTTCGACACCGACGAACAGCCGCGTGTCGACAGCACCGCGCAAGCCTTGGCAAAACTCAAGCCGGCCTTCCAGAAAGACGGCAGCGTGACCGCCGGCAACGCCTCGACCCTCAACGATGGTGCGGCCGTGCTGTTGCTGGCCAGCGCCGCCAAAGCCCAAGAGCTGGGCCTCCCGGTACTGGCCAAGATCAAAGCGTATGCCAGCGCCGGTGTAGACCCGTCGATCATGGGCATCGGCCCGGTCCCGGCGACACGCCTGACCCTGCAAAAGGCCGGCTGGAACGTCGAGGACCTGGACCTGATCGAAGCCAACGAAGCCTTCGCCGCCCAGGCGCTGGCGGTTGGCAAAGAGATGGGCTGGGACACCAGCAAAGTCAACGTCAACGGCGGCGCGATCGCCCTTGGCCATCCGATCGGCGCGTCGGGGGCACGGATCCTGGTGTCGCTGGTGCACGAACTGATCCGTCGCGATGGCAAGAAAGGACTGGCCACCTTGTGCATCGGTGGCGGACAAGGCGTCGGCCTGGCTATCGAACGCTAACCACCGGCATCCGAATAGCCAATGCGCGGACCTGGTCCCCTGGCTCCGCGCATCAGGCTGGCATCAGACAACGTTGCCCGCCTCCCTTGCCGTCGCTACGCCGCAATCCGGTATAGCGCGGCTTTTTTCTGCCCGGCACATCGGTATGAAATTTATGGACAACAACGCGCATACATTCAAAACCTTCTGGTCAGGACAGGTTCCGTTCATCGCCTCTTTTGCAGTGCAACAACTGCGCCTGTGGGTGAACAGCAATCCCTGGTTTTCCGGGCATGACCACGACACCTGGTTCGACCTGCCTCGCGAAACCCTGGACAGCCTTCAAGCGGACTACCAGGTTGAATGGGCTCAACTCGGCCAAAAACTGCTGACCGGCCAGCCCTTCAGTTTCGATGATCGACGTTTCACCAGCGGCAACTGGAGCGCACCACTGTTCGGCTCGCTCGCCGCGTTTTACCTGCTCAACTCCAGCTTCCTGCTGAAACTGCTCGACAAGCTGCTGATCGACGAAAAGAAAGCACGCCAACGCCTGCGCTATCTGGTGGAGCAAGCCATTGCCGCCAGCGCACCGAGCAATTTCCTGGCCAGTAACCCTGATGCATTGCAGCGTGCGGTCGAGACCCAAGGCGCCAGCCTGATCACAGGGATGCAGCATCTGGCCAGCGACATGAATGAAGGCAAGATGCGCCAGTGCGATAGCGGCGCCTTCAAGGTTGGCGTCGACCTGGCCAATACCCCGGGCGAAGTCGTCTTCGAGAATCAGATCTTCCAACTCATCCAGTACTACCCGCAAAGCGAAACCCAGTACAAGCAGCCGGTGCTCGTCGTACCGCCGTCGATCAACAAGTACTACATCCTCGATCTGCGCCCGGACAACTCGATGGTCCGCCACCTGCTGGAAAAGGGGCACCCCGTATTCCTGGTCTCCTGGCGCAATTTTGACCAGGAACACGCCGGCACCACCTGGGATGACCTGATCGAGCACGGGGTAATCAACGCCCTGCAAGTCACCCGCGAGATCAGTGGCCAGCAGCGAATCAATTGCGTGGGCTTCTGCATCGGCGGCACCTTGTTGAGCACCGCGTTGGCCGTACTGGCGGCACGTGGCGACCGCGAGATCGCCAGCCTGAGCCTGTTCGCCACGTTCCTGGATTATCTGGATACCGGCCCGATCGACATCTTCGTCGATGAAGAACTGGTGGCCTACCGCGAGCGCACCATTGGTGGTGTGAACGGCCCCATCGGTCTGTTCCGTGGCGAGGACATGGGCAATACCTTTTCCCTGCTGCGCCCCAACGAGCTGTGGTGGAACTACAACGTCGACAAATACCTCAAGGGGCAGAAGCCGATTCCACTGGATCTGCTGTTCTGGAACAACGACAGCACCAACCTTCCAGGGCCGATGTACTGCTGGTACCTGCGCCACACCTACCTGCAGAATGATTTGAAATCAGGCGAGCTGGAGTGCTGCGGGACCAAGCTGGATTTGCGTGCAATCGACGCTCCCGCCTACATCCTGGCGACCCATGACGATCACATCGTGCCGTGGAAGAGCGCCTACGCCAGCACCCACCTGCTCTCCGGGCCCAAGCGTTTCGTACTGGGCGCTTCCGGGCATATCGCTGGCGTCGTCAATCCGCCGGCCAAGCAGAAGCGTCATTACTGGACCAACAATCGGGTCACCAAAAACCCGGAGACCTGGTTCAAGAATGCCGAGCAGCAACCTGGTAGCTGGTGGAATGACTGGTTCAACTGGCTGGAGGGACACTCCGGCGAGCGCCAACCTGCGGTTGCGCACACCGGCAATGACAAATACCCGCCTCTGGAGCCGGCTCCAGGCAGTTTTGTGAAGCAATGAAAGACTGCTGTGGAGCAGAGCGGAACATTGCCTGCAACACCGCAGCTTGATCGCACAGACGAAGATCAAGTCACGCAAACGCAATAGATAGCCGCCGGTAAGCCCAACCGGCGGCACGTCATTTGTTTGGGTACAAGGAGAGAGGCTCCATGAGCACCCCGTTTCGCATCAACGAAGCACTCTTGATTGCCGGCCAGGCATTCGAACCATTTCAATGCGTCGCCTGGGCTCCGCAAGACGGCAATGGCGAACTGAGCCTGTCCGTCCTGGACCGGGCCAGCACGCGTATTTGTCGCAAACAAGTTCCAAGCAGTACCTATTCGGACCCGGCGCAGCTGGAAAGCCTGCTGCAAGAAGTGCGCGCCGAGTTGAGCCAGGGAGGCTACACGCTGCAATCCTGGGCGATGCCAGGGTAAGCATTCTCGCTGGCTGGAATTTTTTCCCGAAACGCAGAAACGAAAAAGCCCTGAATAATCAGGGCTTTTTCGTATAAATGTGGCGGTGAAGGAGAGATTCGAACTCTCGATACAGTTTCCTGTATACACACTTTCCAGGCGTGCTCCTTAAGCCACTCGGACACTTCACCGTATCTCTTCAAACAAGTTCTGTCTGTCGAGGCGCGCTAATGTAGTCGAAAGCTTTTCTGATGGCAAACATTTTTTTCAGAATTTTCATGCGCTTAACTCGCTTAGCTGTTTCTGGTTGTCCTGGGTCATGGCAAACCGGCCAATCTCCGGCCTGGCATCCCCTTCTATATAGCTGGCGATGCACAGCTGGCGGGCCGGGTGGCGCATGCCGAAGGCCTGGAGCGTGACTGGCGAGTCAGTCACGGCGCTTTACCTGGATGGTGGCGGTGAGTAACGTCTGCCCTACTTTACTGAAAGGATTAGCGTCATGAGTGAGTTGATTTCCTACCACCTCGAAGACGGTATCGCGACCCTGACCTTGAGCAACGGCAAGGTCAATGCCATCTCTCCGGACGTGATTGCGGCGTTCAACGCTGCGCTGGATCAGGCAGTGACTGATCGCGCGGTGGTGATCATTACCGGTCAGCCAGGGATTCTGTCGGGCGGGTACGATCTGAAGGTCATGACGTCCGGCCCTAAAGAAGCCGTGGCGCTGGTGACAGCCGGCTCGACGCTGGCCCGTCGCCTGTTGTCGCACCCGTTCCCGGTGATCGTGGCCTGCCCTGGCCATGCCGTGGCCAAGGGCGCGTTTCTGCTGCTGTCCGCCGACTATCGCATCGGTGTCGACGGTCCGTTCAGCATCGGCCTGAACGAAGTACAGATCGGCATGACCATGCACCACGCCGGTATCGAGCTGGCCCGAGATCGCCTGCGCAAATCGGCGTTCCACCGCTCGGTGATCAACGGTGAAATGTTCAATCCGCAGTCTGCCGTGGATGCCGGTTTCCTTGACGTGGTGGTGTCGGCCGAGGAGCTGCAAGGTGCAGCACTGGCGGCGGCGCGTCAGTTGAAGAAGATCAACATGACCGCGCACAAGAACACCAAGCTCAAAGTACGCAAGGCACTGCTGGACACCCTGGACAACGCAATCATGCTGGATCAGGAGCATATGGGCTAAGCCCCAACCTGCAGCAACGAAAAGCCCGACCGTCGTGTCGGGCTTTTCGTAAGCGCCGCGCTGAAAACCCCTACAACCGCTCTAGAACACGTCTGACCCATCAGTCGGAAACATGTACTCAAACATCGTCTATCTCCCGCCTCTATAGCGGCAATTGCCGAAAACAGTGCACATCCGTACACTGCGCCACCTTTTGTCCCGGTGGGGCCTGCAAATGCTGTTCGCTTTACGTATGTCATTGATGGGCCTGCACTTTATTGTGGCGGGTGTGCTGGGCGTGGTGCTTGGCCTGTGTCGCCCGTTCAATCCGGACAACAGTCGCCTGTGCGCGCGCCTCTATGCGTGGCCAGCGATGTGCATTCTGCGACTGCGGGTGAAGGCCGACGTCGGGCCGTTGATGGATAAACCCGAGAGTTGCGTGATCATCGCCAACCACCAGTCCAACTACGATCTGTTTGTATTCGGCAACGTGGTGCCCCGCCGCACGGTGTGCATCGGTAAAAAGAGCCTGAAATGGGTGCCATTGTTCGGGCAGTTGTTCTGGCTGGCCGGCAATGTGTTGATCGACCGCGGCAATGCGCAGAAGGCGCGCCAGTCGATGTTGACCACCACCCACACCCTGCAAAACGAAGACACTTCGATCTGGGTGTTCCCGGAGGGCACGCGCAATCTGGGCGAAGAACTGTTGCCGTTCAAGAAAGGCGCCTTCCAGATGGCCATCGCGGCCGGGGTGCCCATCGTACCGGTGTGTGTCAGCAGTTACGTCAAACACATGCGCTTGAACCGCTGGCGCAGTGGGAAAATTCTCATCCGTTCCCTGCCGGCCATTCCTACCGCGGGATTGAGCCTGGATGACATGCCCATGCTAATGGCCCAGTGTCGCGATCAGATGCGCGAATGCATCGATTCGATGGATCGACAACTGCAAGCCGCTTGAAAGAAACCCGCCTTGTGCGGGTTTTCTTTTGCCTGCGAACTTTCGCCTGCGAACTCAGCAGATTTCACTGACTCTCAAGTAACAGACAAGGCTAAGCTGAACGCTGCCTGCCAAGGTCATTTGCCATAGAAAGCTGCCAAGAAGAAGTGAATCAACATCATGGGTAGAGTTGTTGCTGCTGCGGTTTACAGTGCTGGCAAGAGAGTCACCAATATCACCCTCGACGAAGGCGCGGCCTGGGCTGCAAAGCCTGGTCACTTTGTCTGGATCGGCCTTGAAGAGCCGAGCGCCGAGGAACTGTACAACCTGCAACGCCAGTTCAACCTGCATGAACTGGCCATTGAAGACGCCCTGGAAAAACACAGCCGTCCCAAGCTGGAAACCTTCGGCGATGCGCTGTTCATCGTCACGTATTCGCCCATCATGGAAGAGGGCAAACTCAAGTTCATCGAGACCCATATTTTTGCCGGCAATGGCTACATCATTACCGCGCGCAACGGCCATTCGGCGTCCTACGCTCATGTCCGCCAGCGTTGTGAGGCGCGTCCGTTGTTGTTGGAGCATGGGGAAGATTTCGTACTCTATGCCATCCTCGATTTCGTCATTGAAAACTACCAGCCGATGGGCGAAGCCATTCATGCGCAAATCGATGAGTTGGAGCGCAATGTCATGTGCAGCTCGCTGAACGAGCGCGACATTCAAAAACTTCACAGCCTGCGCCGCGATGTACTGCGCTTGCGCCGGTTCGCGGCGCCGATGGTGGAGATTGGCGAGGAACTGCAAAAGCTGAGCTTCCCCTTCATCGACAAGAACATGCGCCCGTACTTTCGCGATGTGCAGATTCACGTAACGCGGCAGATGGAAGACCTGACGACCCTGGCCGATATCGCCAGCCAGACCATCGAGGTCGGGGTGTTGCTGGAGGCGTCACGCCAGAGCGTGGTGCAGCGCAAGTTTGCCGCTTGGGCGGCGATCCTGGCGTTCCCGACAGCGGTGGCGGGGATTTACGGGATGAACTTCCAGAACATGCCGGAGTTGACCTGGCATTACGGGTATTTCGGGGTTCTGGCGTTTATCACGGTGGGGTGTGTGGGGTTGTGGGCGAGCTTCAAGAAGTCGGGGTGGTTGTAGGATAAACCGAGTCGTCTGTGAGATTCGCTGTAGGAGCTGGCTTGCCAGCGAAGGCGTCCCGCCTGGCATACCGCGTTGCCCGGTTCGCCGGCAAGCCTGGCTCCTACACGGCTTCGGGTTTGTGCGCCACAAAGCGCATCATCCACTCGGCAACCGTAGTGCCGTGGTGTTCACTTTCCAGGCTTGCGATTCCTTTCGAATACACCTGCTCGCCCAGCGCCTGCTGGCGAATTTCCAGCAACGCCCGGGAATAGTCGTGGATGAATTCCGGGTGTCCCTGGAAGCACAGCACCTGATCGTTGATGTGGTAGGCGGCAAACGGGCAGAAATCGCTGGAGGCGATCACCGTGGCGTTTTCCGGTAGCGAGGTGACCTGATCCTGGTGGCTGATCAACAGGGTCAACTCTTCCTTCACCGGGCTCATCCATGGCGCCTTGGCGGCGAGTTTGTATTTATGGGTGCCAACGCCCCAGCCTTGCGTCGCCCGTTCGCTTTTGCCACCCAGCAGCAGCGCCAGCAACTGATGGCCGAAGCACACGCCCAGCAGCTTGTCGCCGCGCTCGTAGCGCTTGAGCAAGTAGGTCTTGAGCGTTTCGATCCACGGGTCGGTGCCGAAGGAATCGGCCTTGCTGCCGGTCACCAGGTAGGCGTCGAACGTCAGGTCATCGCTGGGGTACTCGCCCTGCATCACGTTGTAGACGGTGAATTCGGCGGCGATAGGTTGCTGCGAAAACAGGTGTTTAAACATCTGCCCGTAGCCCTGATATTGGTCAACCAACTCCGGACGCAGGATGTCGGTTTCCAGAATGCAGATGCGTAACGACATAAAAAATACCTGACACGTGATGGGAATAATGCACACCCCAGAGCCTGCCTTGAAACACCGTGACAAGGCAAGCCCCGCAGTGTGTTACCGATCCCTAAAACGCCTCGCCCTTGGCGGCTTTTTCCAGCAGCAGGGCCGGCGGTGCAAAGCGCTCGCCGTATTGCCCGGCCAGGTACTGGGCGCGGGCGACGAAGTCCTTGACCCCGTATTGATTGATGAACTGCAGTGCACCGCCGGTCCAGGCAGCGAAGCCGATGCCGAAGATCGAGCCGACGTTGGCATCCGCCGTCGACGTCAGCACGCCCTCCTCCACACAACGCACGGTTTCGATGGCTTGCACGAACAGCAGGCGATCGCGTACATCCTTTGGCGAAATCTGCCCGTCAGCCTTTTCGAAGCGGGTTTTCAGTTCCGGCCATAAGTGTTTTTGCCCACCCGCCGGGTATTCATAGAAACCACCCCCGGCAGCCTTGCCCGCACGCTTGTATTCGCTGAGCAGCAAGTCAATCACGGCGTATGCCGGGTGCTCGACCAGCGCCTTGCCTTCTGCCTGCAGGTCCTTGGCGGTTTGCTGGCGGATATGGCTCATGAGGCTCAGGGAAACTTCATCGGAAATCGCCAGAGGCCCGACCGGCATGCCGGCCTTGCGCGCCTCGGTCTCGATCATCGCCGCGCAGACGCCTTCACCCAGCATGGCAATGCCTTCATTGGTGAACGTGCCGAACACCCGGGACGTGAAGAAACCACGGCTGTCGTTGACCACGATCGGGGTTTTGCGGATTTGCAGGACGAAATCGAACCCGCGGGCCAGGGTTTCGTCGCTGGTGCCGGTGCCCTTGATGATTTCCACCAACGGCATTTTTTCCACGGGGCTGAAGAAATGCAGGCCGATGAACTTGCTCGGGTCCGACACCGCCGTGGCCAGGCCACTGATCGGCAGGGTCGAGGTGTTGGAGGCGATCACTGCATCGGCGCCCACCACTTTTTGTGCGGCCGAGGAGACCCTGGCCTTCAACTCACGGTCCTCGAAGACTGCTTCGATGATCAGGTCGCAACCCGCCAGGTCGGCATCGTTGTCCGTGGTATGGATGCGCGCCAGCAAGGCTTCACGTTGCTCGACGCTGATCTGCCGGCGCGCCACTTTCTTGTCCAGCAATGCCGCCGAGTGCGCCTTGCCCTTCTCGGCCGCCGCCAGATTGACGTCCTTTAGCACCACGTCGATACCGGCCGACGCGCTGACAAAAGCGATGCCCGCGCCCATCATCCCGGCGCCGAGTACGCCGACTTTTTTCGTCACGTAAGGTGCGAAGCCTTGAGGACGCGAACCTCCGGCATTGATCTGGTTGAGCTGGAACCAGAAGGTGCCGATCAGGTTTTTCGAGACCTGGCCGGTGACCAACTCCGTGAAGTAACGGGTTTCGATCAGGTGCGCGGTGTCGAAATCCACCTGGGCACCCTCCACCGCGGCACACAGGATCTTCTCCGGTGCAGGCAGCGTGCCCTGGGTTTTACTGCGCAGGATCGACGGCGCAATCGCCAGCATCTGCGCGACTTTAGGGTTCGACGGCGTGCCACCGGGAATCTGATAACCCTTCACGTCCCAACGCTGAACCGCCGTCGGGTTGGCCAAAATCCAGGTGCGCGCCTTGCTCAGCAGCGCCTCGCGATCAGTCGCCAGGTCATCGATCAACCCCGCCTGCAAGGCCTGCTGCGGGCGG
Proteins encoded in this window:
- a CDS encoding AraC family transcriptional regulator; this translates as MYRISSGYASMLANTFLAQGLDLAGLCEEAGLDVGFVNKPGAFCERSVIYRLWELAAEASNDPNIGLKAYGEFHPSSFQIVGYTMMSSSNLKRALERLVRFSPLIGTGFSLFLVQEEQHYRLASLDHQQHGSVKPRQYTDAALASLLGFCRWLAGGKSPQPLSVEFTYPEPEDTSQHQRLFGCPLSFGAAYDSILFDGQELLTPLSMANEALATLHDSFAVAQLDLLSGYSIVGRIRGLVTERLSQGQGQGQCDMESIAAALNISKRTLQRGLEKDGTQFKDVLNDVRRQMAEFYLRHSHYNLKHVTHLLGFHDHSSFHKACTRWFGMTPGQYRAHETLPVLKDPLPVRPLSAIGRCGDHKIPGFASDYVERMHR
- the phbB gene encoding acetoacetyl-CoA reductase; amino-acid sequence: MESRSRIALVTGGMGGIGTAISQRLYKEGFKVIVGCSSDSSRKNDWAASQREAGYEFEFIYGDVTDWETTRKAFEMAREQFGQIDVLVNNAGITRDASFRKLTPEDWNSVIGTNLTGLFNTTKQVIEGMLSKGWGRVINISSINGQRGQFGQTNYSAAKAGIHGFTMALAREVSGKGVTVNTVSPGYIQTSMTAAIRPDILEGMISGIPVGRLGLPEEIASIVAWLASDESAYSTGADFSVNGGMNMQ
- a CDS encoding acetyl-CoA C-acetyltransferase; translation: MNEVVIVAATRTAIGSFQGALSAIPATELGAAVIRRLLEQTGVEAAQIDEVILGQVLTAGAGQNPARQTAIKAGLPHTTPALTLNKVCGSGLKAVHLAVQAIRCGDAELIIAGGQENMSLAPYVLPKARTGLRMGHAQLQDSMIQDGLWDAFNDYHMGITAENLAQKYEISREAQDAFAAASQQKAAAAIEGGRFQSEITPILIPQRKGEPLAFDTDEQPRVDSTAQALAKLKPAFQKDGSVTAGNASTLNDGAAVLLLASAAKAQELGLPVLAKIKAYASAGVDPSIMGIGPVPATRLTLQKAGWNVEDLDLIEANEAFAAQALAVGKEMGWDTSKVNVNGGAIALGHPIGASGARILVSLVHELIRRDGKKGLATLCIGGGQGVGLAIER
- the phaC gene encoding class I poly(R)-hydroxyalkanoic acid synthase; translation: MDNNAHTFKTFWSGQVPFIASFAVQQLRLWVNSNPWFSGHDHDTWFDLPRETLDSLQADYQVEWAQLGQKLLTGQPFSFDDRRFTSGNWSAPLFGSLAAFYLLNSSFLLKLLDKLLIDEKKARQRLRYLVEQAIAASAPSNFLASNPDALQRAVETQGASLITGMQHLASDMNEGKMRQCDSGAFKVGVDLANTPGEVVFENQIFQLIQYYPQSETQYKQPVLVVPPSINKYYILDLRPDNSMVRHLLEKGHPVFLVSWRNFDQEHAGTTWDDLIEHGVINALQVTREISGQQRINCVGFCIGGTLLSTALAVLAARGDREIASLSLFATFLDYLDTGPIDIFVDEELVAYRERTIGGVNGPIGLFRGEDMGNTFSLLRPNELWWNYNVDKYLKGQKPIPLDLLFWNNDSTNLPGPMYCWYLRHTYLQNDLKSGELECCGTKLDLRAIDAPAYILATHDDHIVPWKSAYASTHLLSGPKRFVLGASGHIAGVVNPPAKQKRHYWTNNRVTKNPETWFKNAEQQPGSWWNDWFNWLEGHSGERQPAVAHTGNDKYPPLEPAPGSFVKQ
- a CDS encoding crotonase/enoyl-CoA hydratase family protein, whose product is MSELISYHLEDGIATLTLSNGKVNAISPDVIAAFNAALDQAVTDRAVVIITGQPGILSGGYDLKVMTSGPKEAVALVTAGSTLARRLLSHPFPVIVACPGHAVAKGAFLLLSADYRIGVDGPFSIGLNEVQIGMTMHHAGIELARDRLRKSAFHRSVINGEMFNPQSAVDAGFLDVVVSAEELQGAALAAARQLKKINMTAHKNTKLKVRKALLDTLDNAIMLDQEHMG
- a CDS encoding lysophospholipid acyltransferase family protein, whose amino-acid sequence is MLFALRMSLMGLHFIVAGVLGVVLGLCRPFNPDNSRLCARLYAWPAMCILRLRVKADVGPLMDKPESCVIIANHQSNYDLFVFGNVVPRRTVCIGKKSLKWVPLFGQLFWLAGNVLIDRGNAQKARQSMLTTTHTLQNEDTSIWVFPEGTRNLGEELLPFKKGAFQMAIAAGVPIVPVCVSSYVKHMRLNRWRSGKILIRSLPAIPTAGLSLDDMPMLMAQCRDQMRECIDSMDRQLQAA
- a CDS encoding magnesium and cobalt transport protein CorA, encoding MGRVVAAAVYSAGKRVTNITLDEGAAWAAKPGHFVWIGLEEPSAEELYNLQRQFNLHELAIEDALEKHSRPKLETFGDALFIVTYSPIMEEGKLKFIETHIFAGNGYIITARNGHSASYAHVRQRCEARPLLLEHGEDFVLYAILDFVIENYQPMGEAIHAQIDELERNVMCSSLNERDIQKLHSLRRDVLRLRRFAAPMVEIGEELQKLSFPFIDKNMRPYFRDVQIHVTRQMEDLTTLADIASQTIEVGVLLEASRQSVVQRKFAAWAAILAFPTAVAGIYGMNFQNMPELTWHYGYFGVLAFITVGCVGLWASFKKSGWL
- a CDS encoding amidotransferase gives rise to the protein MSLRICILETDILRPELVDQYQGYGQMFKHLFSQQPIAAEFTVYNVMQGEYPSDDLTFDAYLVTGSKADSFGTDPWIETLKTYLLKRYERGDKLLGVCFGHQLLALLLGGKSERATQGWGVGTHKYKLAAKAPWMSPVKEELTLLISHQDQVTSLPENATVIASSDFCPFAAYHINDQVLCFQGHPEFIHDYSRALLEIRQQALGEQVYSKGIASLESEHHGTTVAEWMMRFVAHKPEAV
- a CDS encoding 3-hydroxyacyl-CoA dehydrogenase NAD-binding domain-containing protein; protein product: MSQAIRYEKGQDRIVVLTIDLPGQSANTMNALYREAMADCVARLLADKDSIAGVIITSAKKTFFAGGDLKELIKVDKPQAKAFYDMVLSLKGQLRTLETLGKPVVAAINGAALGGGWEICLACQYRIALDDPSVQLGLPEVTLGLLPGGGGVVRMVRMLGIEKALPYLLEGKKIRPQQALQAGLIDDLATDREALLSKARTWILANPTAVQRWDVKGYQIPGGTPSNPKVAQMLAIAPSILRSKTQGTLPAPEKILCAAVEGAQVDFDTAHLIETRYFTELVTGQVSKNLIGTFWFQLNQINAGGSRPQGFAPYVTKKVGVLGAGMMGAGIAFVSASAGIDVVLKDVNLAAAEKGKAHSAALLDKKVARRQISVEQREALLARIHTTDNDADLAGCDLIIEAVFEDRELKARVSSAAQKVVGADAVIASNTSTLPISGLATAVSDPSKFIGLHFFSPVEKMPLVEIIKGTGTSDETLARGFDFVLQIRKTPIVVNDSRGFFTSRVFGTFTNEGIAMLGEGVCAAMIETEARKAGMPVGPLAISDEVSLSLMSHIRQQTAKDLQAEGKALVEHPAYAVIDLLLSEYKRAGKAAGGGFYEYPAGGQKHLWPELKTRFEKADGQISPKDVRDRLLFVQAIETVRCVEEGVLTSTADANVGSIFGIGFAAWTGGALQFINQYGVKDFVARAQYLAGQYGERFAPPALLLEKAAKGEAF